A region from the Muribaculum gordoncarteri genome encodes:
- a CDS encoding efflux RND transporter periplasmic adaptor subunit, with product MLLVLFSLTFESCKKTETTLPVVAVEPSQEDDVEIYGEYVGRVRAQQFVEVRARVEGYLERMLFEEGTYVNKNQVLFIINQDQYKAKVDKARAQLKKDESQEQKAKRDLDRIRPLYEQNAASQLDLDNAIAAYETAKASVSMSKADLAQAELELGYTTVRSPLSGHISERNADLGTLVGPGGKSLLATIVKSDTVLIDFSMTALDYLKSKERNVDLGQQDASRSWQPYVTITLADNTVYLHKGLVDFAEPQVDPNTGTFSVRAEMPNPERAILPGQFTKVKLLLDVREHATVVPRKAVTIEKGGAYVYVMRRDSTVEKRFIEVGPEFENNVVVERGVVPNENIVTEGHHKLSPGMKVRVGTVPAEHQAATKNNDSLPTATE from the coding sequence ATGCTGCTCGTTTTGTTTTCACTTACATTTGAGAGTTGCAAAAAAACAGAAACGACACTTCCTGTCGTGGCTGTCGAGCCATCGCAGGAAGACGATGTTGAAATATACGGAGAATATGTGGGTCGTGTGCGTGCACAACAATTCGTAGAAGTAAGAGCGCGTGTCGAAGGTTATCTTGAACGAATGCTCTTTGAGGAAGGCACATACGTAAACAAGAACCAGGTGCTGTTCATTATCAACCAGGACCAGTACAAGGCCAAGGTTGACAAAGCACGGGCACAGTTGAAAAAGGATGAGTCGCAAGAGCAGAAAGCCAAGCGCGACCTCGACCGAATAAGACCGCTCTATGAGCAGAATGCAGCAAGCCAGCTCGACCTCGACAATGCAATAGCCGCCTACGAAACGGCCAAGGCATCGGTGTCGATGAGCAAGGCCGACCTCGCCCAGGCCGAACTTGAACTTGGCTACACGACAGTGCGCTCGCCACTGTCGGGACACATCAGCGAACGTAACGCCGACTTAGGTACACTTGTAGGCCCCGGCGGAAAATCGCTTCTCGCAACCATAGTAAAGAGCGACACCGTGCTTATCGACTTCAGCATGACCGCACTCGACTACCTTAAGAGCAAGGAGCGCAACGTTGACCTTGGCCAACAGGATGCGTCACGCTCATGGCAGCCCTACGTAACAATAACGCTTGCCGACAACACCGTGTATCTGCACAAAGGGCTTGTGGATTTCGCAGAACCGCAGGTCGATCCCAACACCGGAACATTCTCGGTGAGAGCCGAGATGCCCAATCCCGAACGCGCAATCCTGCCGGGACAGTTCACCAAAGTAAAGCTGCTGCTCGATGTACGCGAGCACGCCACCGTTGTGCCCCGCAAGGCGGTGACGATTGAAAAGGGCGGAGCCTACGTGTATGTGATGCGTCGCGACTCGACAGTGGAGAAACGCTTCATCGAGGTAGGCCCCGAATTTGAAAACAATGTAGTGGTAGAACGCGGTGTTGTTCCCAACGAAAACATCGTGACAGAGGGCCATCACAAGCTGTCGCCGGGCATGAAGGTGCGTGTAGGCACCGTTCCCGCCGAACATCAGGCCGCAACAAAAAACAACGATTCACTTCCCACAGCCACCGAATAA
- a CDS encoding efflux RND transporter permease subunit: MKVSFFIDRPVFSMVLSILIVIIGVIGLTMLPIDQYPQITPPVVKISASYPGASALTVSQAVATPIEQELNGTPGMLYMESSSSNSGGFSATVTFDISANPDLAAVEIQNRIKLAESRLPTEVVQNGISVEKQAASQLLTLCLTSTDPKFDEIYLSNFATLNVVDLLRRIPGVGRVSNIGSRYYAMQIWVQPDKLANLGITVADLQKALKDQNRESAAGVLGQQPVTGLDVTIPITTQGRLSSVSQFEEIVVRANPDGSIIRLRDVARISLEAQSYNTESGINGENAAVLAVYMLPGANAMEVADKVKAAMVDISKNFPDGLSYRIPFDMTTYISESIHEVYKTLFEALALVIFVVFLSLQSWRATLIPLIAVPISLIGTFGFMLIFGFSLNILTLLGLVLAIGIVVDDAIVVVENVERIMDEEHLPPYEATQKAMKSLTSPIIATSLVLAAVFVPVSFLGGITGQLYRQFTVTIVVSVLLSAVVALTLSPVMCSLILKPSTPNEKKNIVFRKINQWISTGNNRYIQIICQTLRNKKRVMAAFGVMIALIFLINRLMPTSFLPIEDQGYFKVELELPEGATLERTRQVTERAVSYLMANPAVEYVQSVAGSSSQVGTSQARSELTVILKPWEERDDETIDDIMEVVKHDLAEYPECKAYLSRPPVIPGLGTSGGFEMQLEARSDATFDDLVNATDTLLYYASQHKEITGLSSSLQADIPQLYFDVDRDKVKFAGVPLADVFATMKAYTGSVYVNDFNMFNRIYRVYIQAEAPYREHRENINMFYVRGSGDSMVPLTSLGNTSYTTGPGSIKRFNMFNSAVIRGEASKGHSSGQAMEILEEIAREHLPENIGVEWSGLSYQEKQAGGKTGLVLSLVFLFVFLFLAALYESWTVPVAVLLSLPVAALGAYLGEWMCGLENDIYFQIGLVMLMGMAAKNAILIVEFAKEQTDKGDDAYEAALFASKLRFRPILMTSLAFILGMLPMVIASGPGSASRQAIGTGVFFGMISAVVFGILLVPFFFVIVYRSVAKFKVIRRGIKLPSFKK, encoded by the coding sequence ATGAAAGTAAGCTTCTTTATTGACCGACCTGTCTTTTCGATGGTTCTGTCAATCCTGATTGTAATAATAGGAGTGATAGGATTGACAATGCTTCCCATCGACCAATATCCGCAAATCACGCCTCCCGTGGTTAAGATAAGCGCGTCATATCCCGGGGCAAGCGCACTGACGGTGTCACAGGCCGTGGCCACACCTATCGAACAGGAACTCAACGGTACGCCGGGAATGCTCTACATGGAGTCGTCAAGCTCCAACTCGGGAGGCTTCTCGGCAACAGTGACATTTGACATCTCAGCCAATCCCGACCTTGCCGCCGTAGAGATACAGAACCGCATAAAGCTCGCCGAATCGCGACTCCCGACCGAAGTCGTGCAAAACGGCATATCGGTCGAGAAACAGGCCGCAAGCCAGCTGCTTACGCTGTGCCTCACCTCGACCGACCCTAAATTTGATGAGATATACCTGAGTAACTTCGCGACACTCAACGTAGTCGACCTGCTGCGACGCATTCCCGGTGTGGGACGAGTTTCCAACATCGGCAGCCGATACTATGCAATGCAGATATGGGTACAGCCCGACAAGCTCGCCAACCTCGGCATCACAGTTGCCGACCTGCAAAAGGCGCTTAAGGACCAGAACCGCGAGTCGGCCGCCGGAGTGCTTGGACAGCAGCCCGTTACAGGACTTGATGTGACAATCCCCATCACCACGCAGGGACGACTTTCGTCGGTGAGCCAGTTTGAAGAGATCGTGGTGAGAGCCAATCCCGACGGTTCGATCATACGCCTCCGCGATGTGGCCCGCATATCGCTTGAAGCGCAGTCCTACAATACCGAGAGCGGAATAAACGGCGAAAACGCCGCTGTGCTTGCCGTGTACATGCTTCCCGGAGCCAATGCCATGGAGGTTGCTGACAAGGTAAAAGCCGCCATGGTCGACATAAGCAAGAACTTCCCTGACGGATTGAGCTACAGAATACCCTTCGACATGACCACCTACATTTCCGAGTCAATCCATGAAGTGTACAAGACGCTCTTCGAGGCTCTCGCACTGGTTATATTTGTCGTGTTCCTGTCGCTGCAAAGCTGGCGAGCCACGCTTATTCCCCTTATAGCCGTGCCCATATCGCTGATCGGAACATTCGGCTTCATGCTCATATTCGGCTTCTCGCTCAACATCCTTACCCTGCTCGGTCTTGTACTCGCCATAGGTATAGTGGTGGACGACGCCATAGTGGTGGTCGAGAATGTCGAACGCATAATGGACGAGGAGCATCTGCCGCCCTACGAAGCCACACAGAAGGCGATGAAGAGCCTCACAAGCCCCATCATCGCTACCTCTCTGGTTCTGGCTGCCGTATTTGTCCCGGTAAGCTTCCTCGGCGGAATCACGGGACAGCTCTATCGTCAGTTCACCGTAACCATCGTGGTGTCGGTGCTCCTTTCAGCCGTGGTGGCATTGACGCTAAGCCCCGTTATGTGCTCGCTAATACTTAAGCCCAGTACGCCCAACGAGAAGAAGAACATCGTATTCCGCAAAATCAACCAATGGATAAGCACCGGAAACAACCGTTACATCCAGATAATATGCCAGACACTGCGCAACAAGAAGCGCGTTATGGCGGCATTCGGTGTAATGATTGCGTTGATTTTTCTCATAAACCGGCTCATGCCTACGAGCTTCCTCCCCATTGAGGACCAGGGTTACTTCAAGGTAGAGCTTGAACTTCCCGAAGGTGCGACACTCGAAAGGACACGCCAGGTAACCGAGCGTGCAGTGAGCTACCTGATGGCCAATCCGGCAGTAGAGTACGTGCAAAGTGTGGCCGGAAGCAGCTCACAAGTGGGCACAAGCCAGGCACGCAGCGAACTGACCGTGATACTGAAGCCTTGGGAAGAACGTGACGATGAAACAATCGACGACATAATGGAGGTGGTGAAACATGACCTCGCCGAATATCCCGAATGTAAAGCCTATCTGTCGCGTCCGCCGGTAATTCCCGGACTCGGAACCTCGGGCGGATTTGAGATGCAGCTTGAAGCGAGAAGCGACGCCACCTTTGACGACCTTGTCAACGCCACCGACACCCTACTCTACTATGCGTCACAGCATAAGGAGATTACGGGTCTGTCATCGTCGCTTCAAGCCGACATTCCGCAACTCTACTTCGATGTCGACCGCGACAAGGTGAAGTTTGCAGGCGTTCCGCTCGCCGATGTATTCGCAACGATGAAAGCCTATACAGGCTCGGTCTATGTCAACGACTTCAATATGTTTAACCGCATATACCGCGTCTACATCCAGGCCGAAGCCCCCTACCGCGAGCATCGCGAAAACATAAACATGTTCTATGTAAGAGGCAGCGGCGACTCCATGGTTCCGCTCACCTCGCTAGGCAACACATCCTACACCACAGGTCCCGGCAGCATAAAGCGATTCAACATGTTTAACAGTGCCGTAATCAGGGGTGAAGCGTCGAAAGGACACAGCTCGGGACAGGCCATGGAGATTCTCGAAGAGATTGCCCGCGAACACCTTCCCGAGAACATAGGCGTTGAATGGAGCGGACTATCCTATCAGGAGAAACAGGCCGGAGGCAAGACCGGACTTGTGCTGTCGCTTGTATTTCTTTTCGTATTCCTTTTCCTTGCAGCCCTTTACGAGAGCTGGACGGTGCCGGTAGCCGTGTTGCTGTCACTGCCCGTAGCTGCATTGGGCGCCTATCTCGGAGAGTGGATGTGCGGCCTTGAAAACGACATATATTTCCAGATAGGTCTTGTAATGCTAATGGGTATGGCCGCCAAGAACGCAATCCTTATCGTAGAGTTTGCCAAAGAGCAGACCGACAAGGGCGACGATGCCTACGAAGCGGCACTCTTCGCCTCAAAGCTGCGATTCCGCCCCATCCTCATGACTTCGCTGGCGTTCATTCTCGGAATGTTGCCGATGGTCATCGCCTCGGGTCCCGGATCGGCCAGCCGACAGGCCATAGGCACGGGCGTGTTCTTCGGAATGATATCTGCCGTCGTATTCGGCATCCTGCTTGTGCCCTTCTTCTTCGTAATCGTATATCGCTCAGTCGCCAAGTTCAAGGTGATACGCCGAGGCATAAAATTACCTTCGTTCAAAAAATGA
- a CDS encoding efflux transporter outer membrane subunit, translating to MKSKLLLSIIVVTLMSSCKLGHKFSQPDLYLPQSIDTMQVEEASIADMQWWQIYTDTTLQALINKTLENNKDLKIAAARIAQMAAMKRIDNANMLPQLNGNIYAQKEALNYGGDHYKNDPEAGIKATITWEADLWGNLRWTRDKGIAQYLESVENRRALTVSIIAQVAQSYFELVALDNELAIVRRTLNARKEGVRLAKLRFEGGLTSETPYQQAQVEYAKTATHIPVLERDITLKENEIAFLAGEYPRHIDRVREPSTILLPESLPIGLPSTLLERRPDIRAAEQKLIAANAAVGVAYTNMFPRLSLTATGGVESDDFSNLFKSPMYYLSSNLLGPILDMGRRRSAYKAQIAAYEQECYSYEKSVLTAFKEARNAIVDFNKVKEIHESMVQLERSAKTTMDIAQLQYINGVIGYIDVLDAQRSYFDAQIGLSNAVCSKQLALVQLYKALGGGW from the coding sequence ATGAAATCCAAATTGCTACTTTCGATAATCGTCGTGACACTTATGAGCTCATGCAAGCTCGGACATAAGTTCTCACAACCCGACCTCTACCTGCCGCAGAGCATCGACACGATGCAGGTCGAGGAGGCGTCGATCGCCGACATGCAGTGGTGGCAGATATACACCGACACCACCCTGCAAGCCTTGATAAACAAGACTCTTGAAAACAACAAGGACCTCAAGATAGCCGCCGCACGCATCGCCCAGATGGCGGCCATGAAGCGCATCGACAACGCCAACATGCTGCCACAGCTCAACGGCAACATCTACGCACAAAAAGAGGCGCTGAATTATGGCGGCGACCACTACAAGAACGATCCCGAAGCGGGCATAAAGGCCACAATAACATGGGAGGCCGACCTGTGGGGCAATCTGCGATGGACGCGCGACAAAGGCATAGCGCAATACCTTGAAAGCGTGGAAAACCGCCGGGCCCTGACGGTGAGCATCATTGCACAGGTAGCGCAATCCTACTTCGAGCTCGTGGCTCTTGACAACGAGCTTGCAATCGTGCGCCGCACACTCAATGCACGAAAGGAGGGCGTGAGGCTTGCAAAACTGCGCTTTGAGGGCGGATTGACTTCGGAAACGCCCTATCAACAGGCGCAGGTGGAGTATGCCAAAACCGCCACCCATATTCCCGTGCTTGAGCGCGACATCACCCTTAAAGAGAATGAGATAGCCTTTCTTGCCGGAGAGTATCCCCGTCACATCGACCGAGTGCGTGAACCGAGCACGATACTTCTCCCCGAATCGCTTCCGATAGGCCTGCCGTCGACGCTGCTTGAACGCCGTCCCGACATACGCGCCGCCGAGCAGAAGCTTATAGCCGCCAACGCCGCAGTGGGAGTGGCATACACCAATATGTTTCCCCGGCTTTCGCTAACGGCCACCGGCGGAGTCGAGAGCGATGATTTCAGCAATCTGTTCAAATCGCCCATGTACTACCTCAGCTCCAATCTGCTTGGTCCGATACTTGACATGGGACGCCGACGCAGCGCCTACAAAGCTCAGATTGCCGCATACGAGCAAGAGTGCTACAGCTACGAGAAGTCGGTGCTCACCGCATTTAAGGAGGCTCGTAACGCAATCGTCGACTTCAACAAGGTCAAGGAGATTCATGAGTCGATGGTGCAGCTTGAACGCTCGGCCAAAACCACAATGGACATAGCTCAGCTGCAATACATCAACGGAGTGATCGGCTACATCGATGTGCTCGATGCCCAACGTAGCTACTTTGACGCCCAAATAGGTCTTAGCAATGCCGTGTGCAGCAAGCAACTTGCGCTCGTACAGCTATATAAGGCTCTCGGCGGAGGATGGTAA
- a CDS encoding nitroreductase family protein, which translates to MDKREILDSLAEGLPYAKMLKHAPLAIIPCGDLDKALEGDGQAFWIQDVSAATENMLIAANALGVGAVWTAVYPDESRIDAVRKVLGMPASIMPLAVVPMGYPAGEHHPKDKWKPENIHYNGW; encoded by the coding sequence ATTGATAAGCGTGAAATTCTCGACAGCCTTGCCGAAGGTCTTCCTTACGCCAAGATGCTCAAGCACGCACCGCTTGCCATCATTCCTTGCGGCGACCTGGACAAGGCACTCGAAGGTGACGGACAGGCATTCTGGATTCAGGATGTTTCGGCTGCTACCGAAAACATGCTCATCGCAGCCAATGCCCTTGGTGTAGGTGCCGTTTGGACCGCTGTTTATCCCGATGAAAGCCGCATCGATGCGGTGCGTAAAGTTCTTGGAATGCCGGCTTCTATAATGCCTCTTGCGGTAGTGCCGATGGGATACCCCGCCGGTGAACACCATCCCAAGGACAAGTGGAAACCCGAAAACATCCACTACAACGGTTGGTAA
- a CDS encoding DDE transposase: MKLRKISEITATLPFTEFDFMQKYRESFAVSELGRIHAQLPLKELAEKIRSHFPKTHPQGNTPMFPPEGEVALMFLKPYTGQSDDGLIEMLNGSIHIQMFCGVLIDPANPIKNGKIVSAIRQRIAGALDIKELQKLLYDKWGGLLKDKNLCLTDATCYESHLRFPTDVKLLWECCEWIQSLIKKTCKALKERLPRNKYRDIDRDRLTYAKHRKHTRAATAKLRRRLLGLLSKQIGQWNRICKIHTVDITLTAEQSKRLSALKEVYRQQSALAQKKEVKHRIVSIDRPYIRPIVRGKENKRVEFGVKVNNIQIDGISFIEHHSFEAFNEGVRLQECIEYQQELTGIKVTRVGADTIYANNDNRRYCTENGMTTCFVRKGPKPKDEDADISTARRIIGTLRSTAMEGSFGNQKQHYSVGRIAARNSRSETLLLFFGIHMANAATLAARQLAIEEKEKQLQKQRA; this comes from the coding sequence GTGAAGTTACGAAAAATATCCGAGATTACGGCCACGTTGCCGTTTACCGAGTTCGATTTCATGCAAAAATATCGCGAGAGTTTTGCCGTAAGCGAGCTCGGGCGCATCCATGCGCAATTGCCATTGAAAGAACTGGCAGAGAAAATCCGTTCGCATTTTCCCAAAACGCATCCTCAGGGCAACACTCCGATGTTCCCGCCGGAGGGAGAGGTGGCGCTGATGTTTCTCAAGCCATATACCGGACAGTCGGATGACGGCCTGATCGAGATGCTCAACGGCAGTATACACATACAGATGTTCTGCGGGGTGCTCATAGATCCGGCCAACCCCATAAAGAACGGCAAGATAGTCAGTGCTATCCGTCAGCGTATAGCCGGAGCTCTTGATATCAAAGAACTACAGAAATTGCTGTATGACAAGTGGGGCGGTTTGTTAAAAGACAAGAACCTGTGCCTGACCGACGCCACCTGTTACGAGAGCCATCTGCGATTCCCGACAGATGTAAAGCTGTTGTGGGAATGCTGCGAGTGGATTCAATCACTTATAAAAAAGACCTGCAAGGCGTTGAAGGAACGGTTGCCACGCAACAAGTATCGTGATATTGACCGCGACAGACTCACCTATGCCAAGCATCGCAAGCACACCAGGGCGGCAACCGCCAAACTCCGCCGTCGATTGCTCGGCCTGCTTTCCAAACAGATAGGTCAATGGAACAGAATCTGCAAGATACACACCGTTGACATCACGCTCACCGCAGAGCAAAGCAAGCGTCTCAGTGCATTAAAAGAGGTGTATCGCCAGCAGAGCGCACTTGCTCAGAAAAAGGAGGTGAAACACCGTATCGTCAGCATAGACCGTCCGTACATCCGTCCTATTGTCAGAGGCAAGGAGAACAAGCGAGTGGAGTTCGGAGTCAAGGTCAACAACATCCAGATTGACGGAATTTCATTCATCGAACACCATTCCTTCGAAGCCTTCAACGAGGGCGTGAGATTACAGGAGTGTATTGAATATCAACAGGAACTGACCGGTATCAAAGTGACCAGGGTAGGGGCAGACACCATCTATGCCAACAACGACAACCGGCGGTATTGCACCGAAAACGGCATGACGACCTGTTTTGTCCGCAAAGGCCCGAAGCCCAAGGATGAAGATGCTGACATAAGCACAGCCCGACGAATAATCGGGACACTGCGCTCTACCGCCATGGAGGGCAGTTTCGGTAATCAGAAACAACACTACAGCGTTGGCCGGATAGCGGCACGCAACTCCCGCAGCGAAACCCTGCTGCTCTTTTTCGGCATCCACATGGCAAACGCCGCAACACTTGCCGCCCGACAACTCGCCATCGAAGAAAAAGAGAAGCAGTTACAAAAACAGCGAGCGTGA
- a CDS encoding nitroreductase family protein: MKLTKLAIAILTIATMLTTTSCNNSTSSEKAPVVESNQALDAIYTRTSVRQYDASRAIAKDTVDMILRAAMSAPTAVNRQPWAFVVRDIQLMA; encoded by the coding sequence ATGAAATTAACTAAATTGGCTATTGCCATCTTAACAATTGCAACAATGTTGACCACTACAAGTTGTAACAATTCGACATCAAGCGAGAAAGCTCCCGTTGTTGAATCCAATCAGGCTCTTGACGCCATATATACCCGCACGAGTGTGCGCCAGTACGATGCTTCGCGTGCGATTGCAAAGGACACTGTCGACATGATTCTGCGTGCGGCAATGTCGGCTCCCACCGCTGTCAATCGTCAGCCGTGGGCGTTTGTAGTTAGGGATATTCAGTTAATGGCTTGA
- a CDS encoding DNA/RNA non-specific endonuclease, translated as MATRRKSNNNTRRKKKSGKNGLSRTTKSYFASLCTLVLVLIALVSKSFSGCKTLNGGFLSHGHIPDLERVVTAKGTPEQIVSYEGMTISYNPAKHVPNWVAWELTADETRGKEPRAQNFQADESVAGCADPWDYSYSGYDRGHMAPASDMKWSRNAMKESFYMTNICPQVKSFNSGTWKRLEEKCRTWAQCDSAIVIIAGPVLTDSITESIGDNRVAVPKRFFKIIASPYANPPRGIAFILNNGKNKGGLQEAAVSIDSVESLTGHDFFSTLPDDIERLVESQCRFHYWSTLKPTEK; from the coding sequence ATGGCAACACGCAGAAAAAGCAACAACAATACACGACGAAAGAAAAAATCGGGAAAAAACGGTCTTAGCAGAACGACAAAGTCATATTTCGCTTCACTGTGCACCCTTGTACTGGTGCTCATCGCATTGGTGTCGAAAAGTTTCTCGGGATGCAAGACACTAAACGGAGGATTCCTGTCGCACGGGCACATCCCCGACCTTGAACGGGTAGTGACGGCCAAGGGTACACCCGAACAGATTGTTAGCTACGAGGGCATGACGATTTCCTATAATCCGGCAAAGCATGTACCCAACTGGGTGGCATGGGAGCTGACCGCCGATGAAACCCGGGGCAAGGAACCTCGTGCTCAGAACTTTCAGGCTGACGAATCGGTAGCGGGATGCGCCGATCCTTGGGACTACTCCTATTCGGGATATGACCGCGGACACATGGCCCCGGCAAGCGACATGAAGTGGAGTCGAAATGCCATGAAGGAGTCATTTTACATGACCAACATCTGTCCGCAGGTGAAATCGTTTAATTCGGGCACATGGAAGCGACTTGAGGAGAAGTGCCGCACATGGGCGCAATGCGACAGCGCAATTGTAATCATAGCCGGCCCCGTATTGACCGACAGCATTACCGAATCGATAGGCGACAACCGGGTGGCTGTGCCAAAGCGTTTTTTCAAGATAATAGCGTCGCCCTATGCCAACCCTCCGCGAGGCATAGCGTTTATCCTCAACAACGGCAAGAACAAGGGCGGACTGCAGGAAGCCGCCGTGAGCATCGACAGCGTGGAATCGCTCACCGGTCATGACTTCTTCAGCACCCTGCCCGACGACATCGAGCGGCTTGTGGAGTCGCAATGCCGTTTCCACTATTGGAGTACACTAAAACCCACCGAAAAATGA